ACTGTTGAAACAGGCAAAAATGCCGTATTCAATATCAATGGCTATCTGAATAATTGCCGTGTTACAGATATGACGGTAGATTATTATGAAGAACAACATCATTTTTCCATATTTTTAAATACAGCTTTAGATACGGTTGTATTTCATCAGCCGCTCAACAAAAATTTAGATTTAGGTGTTTTACCCGTTGGAGATTATACCCTCAGCATCAATGGCAATAATCTTGGCTATATTGACGATATTAAAAGCCCCTCCGCGAGTTTTTCAGTGGGAACACCATTGCCGGCTTTTGGCAGCAGTACTATTTTTAATTTATGTGAACCAGACACACTTGTTTTTCCCGAAGTGTTGCGCTGGTACAGCGATTCTACCCTGAATCAGCTTATAAGCGAAGGCAATACTTTTACGGCTATCAATTCAGGTATTTACTATGTAACCAAAGTAAATAATGCTACCGGAACTGAAACTGCGGCATCAGAAGTACAAATAGATGTACGCCCTCCACAAACTGTTTCTTATTTTGTTGATGCCGACAATATGCTGCATATTATGCAAAGCGATACTACGGAACAGGTGAGCTATTGGGTAAAAATAAACGATATATATATATCTTCTTCTCCGTATTATGCTCCACCTCCCTATAAAGTATATGCACTGCCGGATTCTACCGGACAGGTAACTATTTATATCAGCCGCTCTTCGGGTTGTCCGATTGAGAATATTACATTTGATTATGTTCCCGCACCTTTTTTATTTGAAACCTACTCTATATGCCCCAACGATACTATTACTTTTGATACTTACCTGAATTGGTATAGCGACGGTGATTTGCAAAATTTAACAGGAAGCGGAAATAGTTTTTCGCCGCCTACGGGAGGTATGTATTATGTAACACAAATCATTGATAGCATTGAAAGTGCTGCTGTACCTGTATATGTTTCCTTTATACAAGGTATTGATTGTTTTACGATTCCGATTATCGGACAAATTAATATTGCTTCAGGTATTACAAATTTGCCCGATCAACCCATCGTAGTTCAAGATGTATGGAATAATTTTTCTGATTGGAGCAGAGATGAAGGCGGCAAAAAAAGTGCAATGATGCCGACCCCGAGCGTCAGACCCTATATAATACCCAACCCTGCACAGGATATAGTATATATAAAAGGTATAGAGCAAGTACAACCTTATGATGAAGTACGCCTATTTTCGGCTACAGGAGATTTAATACTGCAATCCGGTCTATCTACAGAAACATCTTTGCATATAGGAGATATTCCGGCGGGTTATTATGTTCTGCTCTTGCGCAATATGGATAAAATTCACTATCTAAAACTAATAAAAATAAAATAAATGTTTTACGAATAATTATTGCTCAGTGTTTGGGAGCTTGGTTATTTATTTAGATGTCGTGAATAAGACTCAATTATTCCCCTACCCCTGCGGATATGCCAAATCCATCGTGCGCAGGGTTTCTA
The window above is part of the Sphingobacteriales bacterium genome. Proteins encoded here:
- a CDS encoding T9SS type A sorting domain-containing protein yields the protein MKNLLISLLIGVLTSFNVYAQILWQTPIGNETLPQEPIQVLETPDQHLVVGLLQTHNTIRKWWIGKINGSGTLVWELSLADSLLLQKHWAAMQWNENGNLLLKAATADSTHYVWHEIDTNGNIVNNFETPKPAVANTGSAAIGGGYFEIYNMGNHGVIKKYDDTGNLLWNKVDATTTKYSSLQSTSDGGAIVHGNFNNMGLTMKYDKWGNILWIQLDYMYNFSKYYVGKGSMQITTVSTGMGGVYGNNSHKYYDRTGYLYDQNQLLILYVAGVYEESYGYTNDNGYHVAGHSNIGGLLTKFTNNSSNIFTSLYDYTGNKKCEFIQSQTTYYPNQNWTCPTYFNFYELPHFFLHINDKKLTRYDVNCGLPNNGVSISKVQTHTVETGKNAVFNINGYLNNCRVTDMTVDYYEEQHHFSIFLNTALDTVVFHQPLNKNLDLGVLPVGDYTLSINGNNLGYIDDIKSPSASFSVGTPLPAFGSSTIFNLCEPDTLVFPEVLRWYSDSTLNQLISEGNTFTAINSGIYYVTKVNNATGTETAASEVQIDVRPPQTVSYFVDADNMLHIMQSDTTEQVSYWVKINDIYISSSPYYAPPPYKVYALPDSTGQVTIYISRSSGCPIENITFDYVPAPFLFETYSICPNDTITFDTYLNWYSDGDLQNLTGSGNSFSPPTGGMYYVTQIIDSIESAAVPVYVSFIQGIDCFTIPIIGQINIASGITNLPDQPIVVQDVWNNFSDWSRDEGGKKSAMMPTPSVRPYIIPNPAQDIVYIKGIEQVQPYDEVRLFSATGDLILQSGLSTETSLHIGDIPAGYYVLLLRNMDKIHYLKLIKIK